GGATTGTAATCTTCCGGCAGGTTTTCGGCGCTGAAACCTTCGTTGACTTCCTGTTCATTGTTCACTTTTTTATTGCCGAGGTCTTTGTCGTGGTTCATCGTTTAAATATTTAAGTAGTGGGTTTTCAATATGCTGTTCCCTATGAAATTACGATTATTAAAACCAAAAACGTCAGGGTTTAACATACATTTATATTTGGAGGCTTATCTTTATCGGACCAAAAGCGCAGTCGACACGATCTCAAAAAAGCACCGAAGTACCGCACCATGATCCACCACCATTACATCATCCATAAGCCCTACGGCTACCTGAGCCAGTTTATCTATGAGTTAAAACGGAAAAAGAAACTGCTGGGCGAATTGTATGATTTTGCCGAGGGAACAATGGCCATAGGCAGGCTGGACGAAGATTCTGAAGGGTTGCTGTTGCTTACGACCGACGGGATGATGAGCGAAACGGTACGCAGCCGAAAGGTCGAAAAGGAATACTATGCCCAGGTCGACGGACTCATAACACAGGCAGCTGTTGACGCGTTGCAGGCCGGAGTTGAAATTGGTTTCAATGGTAAGAAATACATTACCCGTAAATGCGAAGCCCGGCTGATTGATGCGCCCGATCTCCCGCCGCGCGGACAGAAAATACGCGATGCACGGCATGGTCCGACGAGCTGGGTATCCATTACCCTGAAAGAAGGGAAATTCCGACAGGTGCGCAAGATGACGGCTGCCGTCGGCTTCCCGACGCTCAGGCTGGTGCGGGTGCGTATCGGCAACATCCATCTGGGTGACATGCCTTCGGGAATGGTCGCTGAGGTCGATGGATTTTTGCTCTGACCCCGGTTTTCGGCGCTGGCAAACCTATCAAAAACTTACAACGGGCCTTGCACCGGATTTTCTGTTTGGCTGAAAACAGTGCAGCCGCTATATTTGCGGGCCAACCATAAAACCGTCATATATGAAATTGTTCAGGATTACACTCATCGCACTGCTTTTATCGGTCGCAGCCACTGCTCAGAAAAAGTCAGCTGCGATGGTCAGCAGCTGGATGACCAAGCCCGACCGTTCGATGTTGCTACAGCCCCGGCCGGCATTACGTTTTGAGAACGTCAGGCAAAAGATGCAGACCATTTACATAGACGAAACCAAAACCTTCCAGCAAATGGACGGTTTTGGATACTGCCTTACCGGCGGCAGCGCGCAGCTGATCAGCAAAATGGGCGAAAAGGAACAGCAGGCATTGCTCGATGAACTTTTTGGAGATCATGGCAACAGCATTTCTGTCAGCTACCTCCGCGTCAGCATCGGGGCGTCTGACCTTGATGACCACGTGTTCTCGTATGATGACCTCCCGGAAGGTGAAACCGATCCGGAGCTGGCAAAATTCAGCTTGCAGCATGATTACCGGACGGGGCTGATTCCGCTGTTGAAGAAAATCGTCGCCATCAATCCTACCATTAAAATTATGGGGTCTCCCTGGTCGGCACCCGTTTGGATGAAAACCAACGGAAAGGTGAAAGGTGGCAGCCTCAAGCCGGAATTTTACAAGACCTATGCGTATTACTTCGTGAACTACATCCAGGGCATGCAGAAAGCGGGCATTCCAATCGATGCTGTGACGGTCCAGAACGAGCCGCTGCATCCGGGCAATACGCCGAGCATGTACATGGAAGCCAGGGACCAGGCTGAATTTATCAAGAGCCACCTCGGGCCTGCCTTCAGGGAAGCCGGAATCAGGACGAAAATTGTGCTTTATGACCACAACTGCGACCGGCCTGATTACCCGATTTCAATCATGGATGATCCCGAAGCGAAGCAATACGTGGATGGTTCGGGATTTCACCTCTATGGTGGCGAAATCACGGCAATGACTGCGGTACATGACGCCCATCCGGACAAAAACCTGTATTTTACCGAGCAATGGAATGGCGGTCCGGAGAAGTTTGCTGAAGATTTGAAAAGCAATGTAGGCAACCTGGTCATCGCGGCAACTCGCAATTGGGCTAAAACGGTGCTGCAATGGAATCTCGCGGCTGACCCCCAGTACCGTCCGCATACCGATGACGGCGGCTGCACCTCCTGCCTTGGGGCGATTACAATCGATGGAAATCAGGTGACGCGTAATGTGGCTTATTATTCGATGGCCCACGCGGCGATGCTCGTTCCTGCGGGTTCACGCCGCATCGCAAGCAATGTTATCGGGGATTTGCAAAACGTGGCCTTCGTCACGCCTGACGGCAGGAAGGTTTTGATCGTGCTGAACAGTGGGCCGGCAACGCAGACCTTTTTTATAAAAGATAGTAAGCGGTGGGGAAAGGCGGTCACAGCGACCTTAGAGTCCGGTGCCGTCGCGAGTTATCTGTGGTAATCCCATCAGGATGCCTTCACCGATGGAAAACGGCATGGCATAAAAAAACCTGCCGAAGCAGGTCTTGGGAATATATGCGTTACACGGGTTAGTAGGCGCTGTCCGGCCGCTCAGTATAAGTCACTTCCACGGTGCCGGAAGTCAGGTGGGGATTGCCGGCAGCGTCCCTGAACGGGATATCGGCATGTGCCATGGTGATCGTCATGGTGTTCCCCGACATTCCGTTATCAGTTGCAAAAGCATATTTATCCACGACGTAACCGTCTTCGAGGTCAGATGTCGTCGTCAGTGAGTTTCCGGATCTCGTCCAGGTTCCTTTTACAATTCTTGCATCGCAAAATGAAGTGGTGCCATTGATGGCCACTGCATTCTCTTCGAGTATGTAGGTGCCGTCCCTGTTGATTGTCAGGCGGGAGTCATCATAACACCTTGTTTCGTCCATCAGGTCAGAAGAGCGGGTACCATTCCCATCATAATCGACAGGCATTTCCGTACGGAACGAGGTCAGGTTGTAAGTCCCGGTAATATCATTGTTGATGGTATCCCTTTCATCATCACAGGACAGGGCGAAACAGGCTGTAGCGGCCAGTAGAACAAATTTCATTTTTTTCATTTCTTTTTTCATTTATTGAATGGTCAAATGTACGCGTGCGTTGCGCGACACCATTACAACATTCCGTCCGAAGGTTATGAAGCGCTTCGGTAATCCTGCAACGTAAAGGGTCAATGTCATAACTTTTTTACAAACAGCAGCTCATTACTTTTCTGCTAATTCATTTCCGCCAGAGTTACCAACAGGCATTTGATAATTAATTGAAATGAAATCCAATTATCTGGTTATCTTTGCGCCAGTTTAACTTTTTCAACTTAAAATGAAGCCTGACACACAACAACTAAACAACTTATGCATCCAGGTTCGCAGGGATATCCTGCGTATGGTACATGCGGTAAACTCAGGCCATCCGGGCGGTTCGCTGGGCTGTACTGAATTTTTCATAGCACTGTACCAAAATCTGATGGACCGAAAAGACAGCTTTGACATGGATGGCATAGGGGAGGACCTGTTTTTCCTTTCAAACGGCCACATTTCGCCTGTTTTTTACAGCGTACTGGCGCGCAGCGGGTATTTCCCGGTGGCGGAACTGGCGACTTTCCGCCATATTGATTCCCGGCTCCAGGGGCACCCTACGACGCACGAAGGTTTGCCCGGCGTGCGCATAGCATCGGGATCGCTTGGACAGGGCATGTCAGTCGCAATCGGTGCCGCACAGGCAAAAAAACTCAACAACGACAAGCACATCGTCTACAGCCTGCACGGGGACGGCGAATTACAGGAAGGACAGAACTGGGAAGCGATCATGTATGCTTCCGCCAAAAAAGTGGACAACCTGATTGCTACTGTAGACCTGAATGGAAAGCAGATTGACGGTACCACCGATGAGGTACTCGCGATGGGAAGCGTAAGGGCTAAATTTGAAGCTTTCGACTGGGAAGTGCTTGAAATCACTGAAGGCAATAACGTGGAAGCGATCATCAGCGGGATGACAGAGGCCAAAGCAAAAACGGGCAAAGGAAAACCGGTTTGCGTGCTGCTGCATACAGAGATGGGTCACGGTGTCGATTACATGATGCATACGCACGCATGGCACGGAAAAGCCCCGAACGATGCGCAGCTTGAGGCGGCTTTAACGCAGAATTATTGTGACGGCGAAAGCGATTATTAATGCAGACTACAGTTATGAAAAAATACGAAAATACAGGCAGTAAGGATACCCGTTCCGGGTTTGGCGCTGGACTTACTGAATTAGGACAAAAAAATGAAAATGTCGTTGCGCTTTGCGCGGACCTTATCGGTTCGCTGAAGATGGACGACTTTAAGAAAAATCATCCGGAACGTTTTTTCCAGATCGGGATAGCAGAAGCCAATATGATCGGCATCGCTGCGGGATTGACCATAGGCGGAAAAATTCCCTTCACGGGAACTTTCGCTAATTTTTCTACGGGAAGGGTTTATGACCAGATCCGCCAATCCGTAGCCTATTCTGATAAGAATGTAAAAATCTGTGCGTCACACGCCGGATTGACCCTGGGTGAAGACGGTGCCACCCACCAGATCCTCGAAGACATCGGACTGATGAAGATGTTGCCGGGCATGACGGTAATCAACACCTGCGATTACAACCAGACTAAAGCGGCCACCCTGGCGATTGCTGAACATCATGGTCCGGTGTATCTCCGTTTCGGAAGGCCGGTAGTACCAAATTTTATGCCTGCCGACGAACCGTTTGAAATCGGCAAAGCCATCCTGCTTCAGGAAGGTTCCGATGTGACAATCGTCGCGACAGGGCATTTGGTGTGGGAAGCGTTGCTTGCCGCTGAGGCGCTCGATGCCAAAGGCATTTCCGCTGAAGTCATCAACATCCATACCATAAAGCCTTTAGATGAGGAAGCCATCCTGAAATCTTTGGCCAAGACCCAATGCATTGTAACGGCTGAAGAGCACAACATCCTGGGCGGACTCGGAGAGAGCGTGGCGCGCGTGCTGTCACTGCATCACCCGGCACCGCAGGAATTCGTGGCCGTACAAGATAGTTTCGGCGAAAGCGGAACCCCTGAGCAATTAATGGAAAAATACAAGCTAAACCACCAGGCGATTGCAGCGGCCGCCGAAAGAGTCATAGGCAGAAAAACGGGCAATTGATCATTGGCAGTTTGCCGACCCGAAATCATCATAAAAAAATCCCGCCTGAATGTAAAGGCGGGATTTTTTGTTTATCGCTTGTGATATTTTCCATTAATGACAGCTCGGATCCAAATGTTTTCTCAACCGTGTAGGTGAGGAAGTGTCACCGGCACAATTCGGTATGCCGGCCGGTTCGCTGAGTAAAGGATCGGCATTCGGGATTGGGTCAAATGGATATTTCCATGATGGTCCCGCCTCGCCCGCCGGTTTTCGGATTTCTTCCTTAGTATAATAACGATCGCCATCATCATCGGCATCAATGAAATCAGGCGCCGTGTCGCCATCGGTATCATCGTCGAAATAATCACCATTGTTGTTCAGGTCTTCATAAACCGACAGCACACCGTCCAGATCATGGTCACGACGCTTTACTGAATTCAGCCTGATGGTAAAAATCAATGGTGAGTAAGCCGGAATATTCGCCCTGGCCGTGTTGAAATACCCGAGGCCCGAAGGAAGGAATACCACACCCACACCTGCGTTGTTAAATGTGTAGGTGCCGTCGCCGTTATTGGTAACACTTTCCGCCGGATTGAGTTCTGTCAGGAACTGCCTGTACCCCGAAATCAAGCCACTTTCAGCCGTGGTCAGTACAGGGTAGGTTGACCAGATGCCGTTTTTGTTGCGGTCAAACTCCTCGTTGTCCAGCTTCCATCCGCGGTAACTTGTAAAAGTCGAATCGACCGTGGTGGGACGCGTGGCGCCACCGCCCTGATTCAGGATCAGGTAGTACATCTTGTAGGATACAGGATCCTCAGACCCGCCCGTAGTCAGGTTTGAGAGCCTAGCATCGTCCTTCACTATTTTGTCCTTGTGTAGCGGATACTCAGTATTGTCCCAGATTGAAACGTGCCCGTCGCCGGCAATAAGGGTATCGATCGTGATATCCTGCAGGCCGTCGATCGTAGTCACAGTCATGTAATGCGTTTTGAGGTAGGTCTCTATCGAATCGATGTCTGCGGCATATTGTTCAGCACGGTCCCGTGGCGGGGCGATGGTCACTCCATCATCGTTTTTATGGCAGGAAAATAAAGTCAGTGAGGCGGTCAGCGCAATAAAATAAAACTTAAATTTGCTCATTCTTGGATCGAATTTTGATGGCGCAAGATACAATATAGATTTATTTTTGTAACAAATTTAACTCCGTTTTTGTAAAAGATATGAGAATCGATAAATACCTGTGGTGTGTGCGATATTACAAGACACGGAATATGGTTACCGAGGCCTGCAAAAAGAACCAGGTTACGGTCAACGGTGCGCTGGCAAAGCCTTCAAAAGAGGTGTTTCCGGGCGATAAGATTACCTTCCGTAAAGAGCAGATCACCCATATTGTTTCAGTATTGGATATTCCGCCGAGCCGTGTAGGGGCTAAGCTCGCCGATATATACCGCAAAGACGAGACACCGCCGGAAGCTTTCGCACAACTCGAGATGATGAGGCTTTCCAAAGAACATTACCGCCGCACAGGCGACGGCCGCCCCACCAAAAAGGACCGCCGCGATCTAGAGGATTACGGACTTGAAAATGAAACTGATTTTTCGGACTAACTTACAGCCATATGAGCCAGAACATCATCCTGAACCATCAGGAAATCGAACACAAGATCCGCAGGATTGCATACCAGATATATGAAACGTTCGTTGACGAGCAGACTGTCATCGTTGCAGGCATTGCTGCTAACGGCATCATCTTCGCGGAGAAAATCAAGTCGGTCCTCGAAAACATCGCACCAATTGATGTACTGCTGTGCGAAGTGCATATCGACAAGCAACATCCGAACAATCCGGTAACGACATCGCTTCGTTCCGATCAATATCAGGACAAATGCCTGGTGCTGGTTGATGATGTGCTCAATTCAGGCACAACGCTGATTTACGGCGTACGCCATTTTCTGGATGTGCCGCTGAAAAAATTCAAGACTGCCGTACTGGTAGACAGGAATCATAAAAAATATCCCGTGAAAGCTGATTTCAAGGGGATTTCACTTTCGACCTCGCTGCTGGAGCATGTGAGTGTCGAATTTGCTACCGAGTCGGTAGCCTACTTAAGCTAGCAGTTCGAGGATTTCAGATGCCACCTGATCAGGTGTGCGCTGGTCGGTATTTACTTTGATGTCTGCCTGGTTGTAAAAATAGCTGCGTTCAAACAGGTGTGCAGCGATGTAGTCTGCCCGTTCCGATACCGGCACCGCAGCCATCAGCGGACGTTTCATCATTTCCGGCCGCAGCCTTTCCAATAACGTGCCCACGTTGGTTTTGAGGTAAATGGAGACCACCTCTTGGCGTTTGAGCAGTTCCATATTGTTGGCGTAACACGGGGTTCCGCCGCCAAGGCTTAGGATAAAGTCTTCAGGTTTTTGTAATTGCATGTCCAGTGCCTTGTGTTCGGCTTTGCGAAAGTAAATTTCACCCTTGTTTTCGAAAATAGCTGTGATGCTGGTTTGTGTACATTCTTCAATGACCTGATCCAGATCGAATGCAGGCATGCCCGTTTTTTGGGATAAAATTTTCC
The nucleotide sequence above comes from Flavobacterium magnum. Encoded proteins:
- a CDS encoding pseudouridine synthase produces the protein MHHHYIIHKPYGYLSQFIYELKRKKKLLGELYDFAEGTMAIGRLDEDSEGLLLLTTDGMMSETVRSRKVEKEYYAQVDGLITQAAVDALQAGVEIGFNGKKYITRKCEARLIDAPDLPPRGQKIRDARHGPTSWVSITLKEGKFRQVRKMTAAVGFPTLRLVRVRIGNIHLGDMPSGMVAEVDGFLL
- a CDS encoding glycoside hydrolase family 30 protein; this translates as MKLFRITLIALLLSVAATAQKKSAAMVSSWMTKPDRSMLLQPRPALRFENVRQKMQTIYIDETKTFQQMDGFGYCLTGGSAQLISKMGEKEQQALLDELFGDHGNSISVSYLRVSIGASDLDDHVFSYDDLPEGETDPELAKFSLQHDYRTGLIPLLKKIVAINPTIKIMGSPWSAPVWMKTNGKVKGGSLKPEFYKTYAYYFVNYIQGMQKAGIPIDAVTVQNEPLHPGNTPSMYMEARDQAEFIKSHLGPAFREAGIRTKIVLYDHNCDRPDYPISIMDDPEAKQYVDGSGFHLYGGEITAMTAVHDAHPDKNLYFTEQWNGGPEKFAEDLKSNVGNLVIAATRNWAKTVLQWNLAADPQYRPHTDDGGCTSCLGAITIDGNQVTRNVAYYSMAHAAMLVPAGSRRIASNVIGDLQNVAFVTPDGRKVLIVLNSGPATQTFFIKDSKRWGKAVTATLESGAVASYLW
- a CDS encoding lipocalin family protein; translated protein: MKFVLLAATACFALSCDDERDTINNDITGTYNLTSFRTEMPVDYDGNGTRSSDLMDETRCYDDSRLTINRDGTYILEENAVAINGTTSFCDARIVKGTWTRSGNSLTTTSDLEDGYVVDKYAFATDNGMSGNTMTITMAHADIPFRDAAGNPHLTSGTVEVTYTERPDSAY
- a CDS encoding transketolase, whose product is MKPDTQQLNNLCIQVRRDILRMVHAVNSGHPGGSLGCTEFFIALYQNLMDRKDSFDMDGIGEDLFFLSNGHISPVFYSVLARSGYFPVAELATFRHIDSRLQGHPTTHEGLPGVRIASGSLGQGMSVAIGAAQAKKLNNDKHIVYSLHGDGELQEGQNWEAIMYASAKKVDNLIATVDLNGKQIDGTTDEVLAMGSVRAKFEAFDWEVLEITEGNNVEAIISGMTEAKAKTGKGKPVCVLLHTEMGHGVDYMMHTHAWHGKAPNDAQLEAALTQNYCDGESDY
- a CDS encoding transketolase family protein — its product is MKKYENTGSKDTRSGFGAGLTELGQKNENVVALCADLIGSLKMDDFKKNHPERFFQIGIAEANMIGIAAGLTIGGKIPFTGTFANFSTGRVYDQIRQSVAYSDKNVKICASHAGLTLGEDGATHQILEDIGLMKMLPGMTVINTCDYNQTKAATLAIAEHHGPVYLRFGRPVVPNFMPADEPFEIGKAILLQEGSDVTIVATGHLVWEALLAAEALDAKGISAEVINIHTIKPLDEEAILKSLAKTQCIVTAEEHNILGGLGESVARVLSLHHPAPQEFVAVQDSFGESGTPEQLMEKYKLNHQAIAAAAERVIGRKTGN
- a CDS encoding FKBP-type peptidyl-prolyl cis-trans isomerase; its protein translation is MSKFKFYFIALTASLTLFSCHKNDDGVTIAPPRDRAEQYAADIDSIETYLKTHYMTVTTIDGLQDITIDTLIAGDGHVSIWDNTEYPLHKDKIVKDDARLSNLTTGGSEDPVSYKMYYLILNQGGGATRPTTVDSTFTSYRGWKLDNEEFDRNKNGIWSTYPVLTTAESGLISGYRQFLTELNPAESVTNNGDGTYTFNNAGVGVVFLPSGLGYFNTARANIPAYSPLIFTIRLNSVKRRDHDLDGVLSVYEDLNNNGDYFDDDTDGDTAPDFIDADDDGDRYYTKEEIRKPAGEAGPSWKYPFDPIPNADPLLSEPAGIPNCAGDTSSPTRLRKHLDPSCH
- a CDS encoding RNA-binding S4 domain-containing protein; this encodes MRIDKYLWCVRYYKTRNMVTEACKKNQVTVNGALAKPSKEVFPGDKITFRKEQITHIVSVLDIPPSRVGAKLADIYRKDETPPEAFAQLEMMRLSKEHYRRTGDGRPTKKDRRDLEDYGLENETDFSD
- a CDS encoding phosphoribosyltransferase domain-containing protein, whose protein sequence is MSQNIILNHQEIEHKIRRIAYQIYETFVDEQTVIVAGIAANGIIFAEKIKSVLENIAPIDVLLCEVHIDKQHPNNPVTTSLRSDQYQDKCLVLVDDVLNSGTTLIYGVRHFLDVPLKKFKTAVLVDRNHKKYPVKADFKGISLSTSLLEHVSVEFATESVAYLS
- a CDS encoding shikimate kinase, with the translated sequence MGKIILLGYMGSGKTTVGKILSQKTGMPAFDLDQVIEECTQTSITAIFENKGEIYFRKAEHKALDMQLQKPEDFILSLGGGTPCYANNMELLKRQEVVSIYLKTNVGTLLERLRPEMMKRPLMAAVPVSERADYIAAHLFERSYFYNQADIKVNTDQRTPDQVASEILELLA